GCCGTCGATCGACCCGTTCTCCTTCCTTTGCTGCAGACGGAGCGCAGCcgggtcagacaggaagtggcgtTGTGCTCGcagcaggggggcggggcttacttTGACAAAGTTGTAGAAGATGTTGACGCGCTCCTCCAGGGGCTTCTGCAGCTCCTCGCTGAGCGTCAGGTTCTTGGCGTGGTCGCTGATCTCCTCCATGCGCCGCCGCTGGGCCTCCTCCGTCGTCTCCTCCGCCCAGTCCTCGTCGTCGTCGTCtcggtcctggggggggggcaggaaggagAACCtcagccacttcctgtctgggccGACCAGAGGACTTCAGTCTCAGCTGTCGATCCACCGGCGGaccgggtcacatgacccgaGCCCGgccatcgggggggggggtaacgcCACATCAGCGTTTCTACTGACTACCCACAATCCCCCTCAGCGACGCCTTTAACGGCAGGCTgctcccacttcctgtttgtgcatGAGTCAGCATCTTGGGATCAGCTGATCACCAGATTAACAGATTAAACCGACGAGTCGCCCCCATCGGGTCGGGTCGCCTGGACCCAGCGGTGGGGGAGGGGCTCCTgcccgtgacctctgacctcacagGACGTTTCAGGTGAAGGTAAACATCAGGCTGTTTGCTGTTGAGAAACCGACATGTGttcacaccccccacccctagGGGGGGttatgtgggggggggacttACCACTGTCTCTGGAGCTCCCAGGTTGCCGTGGTTACCGGCCTCCCCGCTGCTGGAGCCATTCTCCTTGTCCTTCTTGcggttcttcttctccttctctttcttcacgGACGCGGATCCGCTGTCGGggctctctgtgtgtgtgggggggggttaatcaGTTATCGATTAGACCCAcagcggcggggggggggctgagggaCGCTCACCAGGTGGGTTCTTGAGGATGAAGGTGCAGAGCTTGTGTCTGGTGTCCAGCATGCCGCGGTAGCCGCAGGCCTTACAGGAGTTACCGATGGTCTGTTTCTTTGGGTTGACGTGCTGCAAGAGAGACGCGTCACACGCtgctcaccatcaccaccatcaccaccgcCCTGGGGGGCACCTACCAGATCAGTTTCAGGGTTGTCGCACTCGGGACACAGCACAAACTTCCTGATGAACCCATCGAGCATGTCCTGCAGCTTGTTGGCCTCGTGGGACCCGTTGACGATGTAACGGTCATTCTTGGTGTCAAACTGGGTCTGAGCGCCCAGTTCACAACCGAAAAACTTGGTCGGGTCTGTGGGGGTGAGCACACGCGTGATCGGTGAGGGAGGCGGAGCCGAGCCTCTGGGACGCGTCAGGCGGGCGGGGGGTACTCACATGTCGGAGGCCTGTTCAGCGCCTTCGCAACATCAACCATGTTGACAATGACCGTCTTGATTCCATTCCCTTTGCCTTCAACCTGCAAACAAAAGGGGACGCGGCATGACCCCCCCGCTCAGACGGAGCGGTTAGCGTAGCGACAGGCAGCTTGTTACCTTGGCGATCAGACGGGGCATCTTGTAGCGGTAGAACTGGTCTGACACGCTGCGGTTGACGTTGACAGACATGGCTGCTGGGTGTGAGCGCTATCAGTAAGATAAGAGGATCTTGGTTGGGGATTTTTCGGGATCTTCTGTCTGGAAAAGAGGGGATGACATAAACGACTGCAAGCGTGCTCGGTCTCTGACATGAAAAACGCTGTGCCGCTGTGGCCGCAAGCTCCTTGCTTGAAGGCTAGATTTCCACCACACAGGTTCCAACGGCTGCGCAACAGCTCTGAAACAGAGACGACAGCGTCAGAGTTTGATCAGGAAAATCACTCAGACATGTTCCAAACGCTCCACTCATCAGACCAACAGCTACCGGCTTCAGTCACATGTTGAAGGCTGACGCTCCCAGGGGCCACGCACACACAGTTCTGCACCAACACGTCGACCGGATTCACATCGTCTCTATCAGAACAGTAATGTCTCAAACCCTGATTATAGAACATAGTTGTGACGTTTGAAGGTTTAACCCTCTTCCTTTCTTAATAAAGCAGATTTTAGCTGTCGGTACCCCACACCGACAGCTGCTGTGGACGATGATCCTGACTGAGTTATGGGGAGGACTTTAACCCAACAGCCTGGTTAGCACAACGCGTGTGGACACAAATATCTGCACACATGACGCGGCTGAAGGCCTCAGGTGAACTCCTGATAAAATGGACGTTAACACGACCCCACAGGGTTACCCCAGAGGACAAAGAAGGGCCGGCTACCAACGGGACGCTTTGTGGCCACGCTAGTTCAAAATAGTTCAGTGAAAGGCCTTTGTCTGACAGAGGGCCCCTGGCTTTGGCCCCTCTTGTTATGGGGGGGACAAACAGGAGCCTGGCTGCTACTGATCGACACCCCCCCCACATCGTGACGCGGGTTTCTGCTCCCAGATGCGTTAACACGACCCGCATTAAACGACCCGGACCCGGGTTCAGGGTGTGGCCCAGTCTGTGGTCTGTGTCCCGGTGTGGCCCAGCAGGCCACAGCCCGGGCCCCCCCCAGGCCAGCGGTGTGTTGGTGCAGAGTGCGTCACAGCCACTGACACGAGTGGGCCGCTGGGAGCCGCCATTTTGGAACAGGACACCAGATAACAGGCACTACCGCACTATAACGCGTAATAAGGCCTTATGACGCGTGACAAACGTTATAATGAGACTTTAAACACGTCATAAACGGTCCCGGGTACTCACCGTGTTCGcaaaacaaagacataaacacaacGCTGATCGTCCTAGAGCCGCAGTGAAcggtgggggggttctggagCCGGATGAGTGTCACTGCTGCAGGTCCGGGGGGGTTCTGGCTCGGTTCAACACCCGGAGGCGTCCACTCAGAGCGGGTAACCGGGCGCGGGCGGAAGGGCGTTCTGGACCGGCCTCAAGGTTCGGGACCTTCGGGAGAAAAGCTTCATTACTCACAGGATGCTAGCGTTAGCATGGTGGCTAGCCGCCGCGGCCGCCGGCGCTCCTCGGGGGGTTCGCCCGGGGTCACGGTCACCACCGCCGGGGTGGGAACCAGCGAGGAGCCCGGACAGGAAACGACCCGAAACGTAACGCTCCGT
The Antennarius striatus isolate MH-2024 chromosome 17, ASM4005453v1, whole genome shotgun sequence genome window above contains:
- the eif5 gene encoding eukaryotic translation initiation factor 5, yielding MSVNVNRSVSDQFYRYKMPRLIAKVEGKGNGIKTVIVNMVDVAKALNRPPTYPTKFFGCELGAQTQFDTKNDRYIVNGSHEANKLQDMLDGFIRKFVLCPECDNPETDLHVNPKKQTIGNSCKACGYRGMLDTRHKLCTFILKNPPESPDSGSASVKKEKEKKNRKKDKENGSSSGEAGNHGNLGAPETVDRDDDDEDWAEETTEEAQRRRMEEISDHAKNLTLSEELQKPLEERVNIFYNFVKQRKENGSIDGAGKELVAEAERLDVRAMGPLILSELLFNENIREQIRKYRLHFKRFCHENKKAQKYLMGGFECVVKLHQVQLLPRVPIILKDLYDADLLDEDVIFAWAEKVSKKYVSKDLAREIHAKAAPFIKWLKEAEEESEDSEEEEEDQNVEVVYSPSARELKMETVKPDTPDKEEDDIDIDAI